Below is a genomic region from Daphnia magna isolate NIES unplaced genomic scaffold, ASM2063170v1.1 Dm_contigs346, whole genome shotgun sequence.
TATTGTTTATATGAAAACTTAATGTTCATTTCCTATGTAACAATTCTTATCATTTTAGATATCCAGTTTATAGCAGTCTCAAAGTAACTAAATGGATCGGAGATAATCCAAGAATGTCTGTTTTGGATAGCTGGCCACCAGCTAGTGGTGATTTGATGCCAATTGATTCAGTGTTCTTAGAAATTTTGACAGACTTCGACGAACAAGAAATGCGTGTACACAGTGAAAAAGCTCTTTATGAAGAAATCAGAACcacatttgtttctttaacTGAAAAAGATGGTTATGTAAAGTCTCTTATTTCCCAAATCCCAATTAAGTTGCAAACGATTGTTTTGAAGAAAGGTGATTCACTTTGATTCACCGAttaagtaaactgcattgaaacATTGATTTCTTGATcagggaaataaaaacacaagaGAGGTTCAATCGATTAATTGTGTTGTATTGAAACCTTATTTGGTATACTtatcaagaaaacaaacacgaaGACATGGTTAACGACCACATACATTACGCATTCTATTTTGCTTTACTGCTCGAGTTATTCTTTCCCTTCTTGGGACAACTGGACTATTACGTGGTTCACTGGGAAggtcctcttcttcttccactaGATTGATTGATGACACATTTTCCTTATCGTACCGTAGTACTCTGGAGGTTCTTTTCCTTCCCTGTTGTGGATTCGAAACTGCAGGTGTAGTTTCGAAGTATTGATCCTGAAAATTATATAATTATTTCAGTTAACAAAGAAATGCATCAttggtttaaaaaatataacaaacaaaaattttgattaccTCTTCCACACTGTGTActttgtttgatttcctttttccttcaGCTGCTTTTGCTTTTGTTGCTTTGGCTATCTTCCGATTCTCTGCTGCTTTTAGCTTCCGCTCCTTTTCTTCATGTTCCTCTCGAATTCGTTTTATTTCTGGAGAGCTGGTCAAACATCGTGATGCCCCAAGTCGTTTATTATGATTGGAATTTCTTGGGCCATTTTGTGCTACTTGTGGCAATTGCAGAAAATCGTGTGGACGAAAAGAGTGAGGCTCGCGAAATTTTACTGGAGTAGTTAGCAGCTGTTGGGGGCTGAGCTGGTTAGGCAAACTTGCAGTAGGAGAAGCCATATCATTAATTGTTGAGGGTGACCCAGTTGGCGTTGTTCTTTCATGTTCCGTCTGAATAATTGGCGTAGAACTAGATGACCTAATTTCAGAAGGAGGACCTGCTTGTGGCTGAGCAACAGGGGAAACGCTGATTGGACTCAACGTCAACTGTCCAGCTGATGAAACTGTCAATAAATAATGACTCTTTGGAGGTTCTTGGGTTGCCACTGTGGTATGCTGGGCAGCTATAGAAGATGGCATCTCAAATCGCAATGTTTGGTTTACTATTACATGCAAAAAGGGATATTACTTTAATAACGTTGATTGTTATTAGAATACATTTAAATAACTTACCTGAGATGGGAAGATGCTGGATAGCATTACAGATAGTTAAACCATTTTGACGAGAATTAACCTCAGTTGGCGCTGTAGGTATAATGTGGTAAAGTCGACATTAATTTATGAAAATAGGAGTAAATGTAATGAAAACACTTACATACCTGGTAAATCAGTTACGATAGAAGGAGCATACATGCTGTCAGGAATGGCATTACGATTAAAAGGGAATAAGCCTGTTGCCTTGAACCCTTTCTTGATATTTTTCTCAGTAAATGCACGTTGCAGAGCAGGTTTTGAAAGAAGAGGGATTTCATAAATTGAAATGCGTTGACCTGGATGTTCCCTCATCCAATCCGAGTGACTATCTGCAAGATTGGACTTAAATGGGCCAAAGGTAGTTCTGTCCAATGGCTGTGAAGCATGAGAAGTGTGAGGGGGCAATGTTTGAAGAATTATGCCATTTTCTTTGGCGAAAATACAAATGGAATAACCCATATGGCTGATGTGGTTATCGAGGAACAACAATATAGGCTTTTCTTTAGTAGGCCTACTTTGAACTTGGGAATGAAAATGTTTCAGAGCGATCAAAAAATTTTCCTCTGTCATCCATCCTGAAGAGTGGGCTAATGCAATAAAGCCTTCTGgcaagtttttcattttctcgcTCACTTTCTTACGTGGGAATACAAAAACACCACCGAATAACTTTCCAGAAGCATTTACGAAGGGCAACATTGTCACGTTTACACCTCTTTCTTGAGAAGTCATTTGATAAACCTGAAATTATGAAATTCATATTATTATGTTCATATTTAGAAATCATAACACAAATTTAACCAAAAATTATACCTGGTGAGTGCCTTTTTGTGCAATAATTTTTGCTGGTTCAACTACAGTTGTGTTATTAGTCTCATCTGCATTGAAAACGGAATCTGCATCAAACTTGTGTTTTTCATATAGCTCATCCACCTACAAGAAATTTCAAAGattaagtaaaaaagaaactattgAAAGAAATTAATCTAAATACCTGGTCGTAAAAGTTTTTCATTACAACTTTGTTTAAATCAGCTGCCCTAGCCTGGCTTGTTGCTTCAGGTTTACGAATTGATAGCCTCTTGTTTCGTTTTAGAAAACTACTAAACCAATCTTTTCCAGCTGTTTTCTTATGCAGCCAAGTTGGAGGGACCGGGATACCATTAAAAACAGCATAAGAGTACACGAGAAGTTTCAGTTTTTTTGGGGTCAAGCCATGGCTTCTTAGTTGTGATACAATCAAGTAATCAGTCAATTCTTGCTCGTGTTCTGTTTTCAGCACTTGCAGATGGTGAAATGTTGGTTTAATTTTGGTATCAGGTGGTAGGTTTGAAAAGTCTGGAAACCGTTTCGAATAACCAAAAAGTGTGCTTTTTGGTATACCACTTGTTAAAGCAACTTCTCCTAATGATTTACCACTAGTTTTAATCAAAAGTAATGCAGAAACTATCTCAGCATCAGTAGGTGGTGGTTTagccttttttctcttgtaGACACGAACCATTTTTACAACGAAATTATGGAATAGTTTTTACACAGAATATTTAAAGAACCCGCCGTTTTTAAACTAGAACGTCTGTTACCATAGGCTCCTCCCTTCTTTTGCGGGTTCGGCTAAACAAACtgcagaaaaagggaaaacaaaccTTTACTatactgtatttcatttcatttcatttctttgaatttctttactaAAAAAGTAACATAAAAGGTACACCATCAAAACGGAAATGAAATTTCGGTTCGATTAGAATATTTATACGTAATAAATATTGgctaaaattattttaaatatatatattcttcAACTGTCCGAAAAAACCCCTTCGGTTGGGTAAAACcagacaaaaaggcaatgaaACTAAAATGTTTATATTTAAGCCATTTATCACCAGAATGAAATTGTAAAATAAGTTTTTAAAAGTAGAAAACCTAGGCTACATTTTGGTACAAAAACAATTACTTATATTTGCTtgtatttaaataaatgtCAACTAGAACACAGTTGGCAAAATTTTGTCCGAAATAGCCCCACTCCCCcctatatttgatcctgtttacatatagaagtaaaaactcatgctatcacagtgtattcacattgaatacaagtatatttcctcctgtttacatatagaagttaaaactcatggtatcacagtgtattcatattcaatacaggtatat
It encodes:
- the LOC116934982 gene encoding uncharacterized protein LOC116934982; translated protein: MKNFYDQVDELYEKHKFDADSVFNADETNNTTVVEPAKIIAQKGTHQVYQMTSQERGVNVTMLPFVNASGKLFGGVFVFPRKKVSEKMKNLPEGFIALAHSSGWMTEENFLIALKHFHSQVQSRPTKEKPILLFLDNHISHMGYSICIFAKENGIILQTLPPHTSHASQPLDRTTFGPFKSNLADSHSDWMREHPGQRISIYEIPLLSKPALQRAFTEKNIKKGFKATGLFPFNRNAIPDSMYAPSIVTDLPAPTEVNSRQNGLTICNAIQHLPISVNQTLRFEMPSSIAAQHTTVATQEPPKSHYLLTVSSAGQLTLSPISVSPVAQPQAGPPSEIRSSSSTPIIQTEHERTTPTGSPSTINDMASPTASLPNQLSPQQLLTTPVKFREPHSFRPHDFLQLPQVAQNGPRNSNHNKRLGASRCLTSSPEIKRIREEHEEKERKLKAAENRKIAKATKAKAAEGKRKSNKVHSVEEDQYFETTPAVSNPQQGRKRTSRVLRYDKENVSSINLVEEEEDLPSEPRNSPVVPRRERITRAVKQNRMRNVCGR